Proteins encoded by one window of Lycium barbarum isolate Lr01 chromosome 11, ASM1917538v2, whole genome shotgun sequence:
- the LOC132619390 gene encoding glycine-rich cell wall structural protein 2-like yields the protein MASLFSCFCGRGFEGDRSLRRDWSFPHSPPLDPDLSDVEEDDEYYIYPQKSATKIGSMVALGGSTTSAATVYTNDDDGGGSGYSSDHYGNGWNDGEKTPTLTGVYSDGGYKYADGEYGGGDASDNGGEEGGGDGNYSGDGGSNYGSGGYESA from the exons ATGGCATCCCTTTTCTCTTGTTTCTGTGGCAGAGGTTTTGAAGGGGATCGGAGTTTAAGGCGAGACTGGAGCTTTCCCCATTCTCCTCCGTTGGACCCTGATTTATCTGAcgttgaagaagatgatgaatatTATATATACCCCCAAAAAAGTGCAACAAAAATAGGTTCTATGGTTGCTCTTGGAGGATCCACTACTTCAGCGGCCACAGTCTATACAaatgatgatgatggtggtggtaGTGGATACAGTAGTGATCATTATGGCAATGGATGGAACGACGGTGAGAAAACTCC TACGTTAACGGGTGTGTATAGTGATGGTGGCTACAAATATGCTGATGGTGAATATGGTGGCGGTGATGCTAGTGATAACGGAGGAGAAGAAGGTGGCGGAGACGGTAACTATAGCGGTGATGGTGGCAGTAACTACGGCAGTGGTGGATACGAGAGTGCATGA